The following proteins are encoded in a genomic region of Sorangiineae bacterium MSr12523:
- a CDS encoding ABC transporter permease yields MKSNWMREYLPAAFMFVLAIAAWEVLVWALHIQFYLLPAPHVIVETLTEHYPLLVEAGLFTFQEALMGFALGCGLGVLAAAVASRWPAASEIVLPYAIATSAVPVIALAPLAIVWFGVDQGSKVAIVTMMTFFPTFISALRGFLSPSASSVELMRSYAASDVEIFLKLRLPASLPYIFTAFKVCTTLSMIGAVVSEYFGGRAASLGVYIKSQASLFHTREAWAAIFVACALGIAFYLSMALLERLVVPWHVTFRRN; encoded by the coding sequence ATGAAGAGCAACTGGATGCGGGAGTACCTCCCCGCGGCATTCATGTTCGTATTGGCCATCGCCGCGTGGGAGGTGCTGGTGTGGGCGCTGCACATCCAGTTTTATCTTTTGCCGGCGCCGCACGTCATCGTGGAGACCTTGACGGAGCATTATCCTTTGCTCGTCGAGGCAGGGCTTTTCACGTTTCAAGAAGCCCTGATGGGATTTGCCCTCGGGTGCGGGCTCGGTGTGCTGGCCGCCGCCGTCGCGAGCCGATGGCCCGCCGCGTCGGAAATCGTGCTGCCCTATGCGATTGCCACCAGCGCAGTGCCGGTGATTGCACTCGCACCGCTGGCCATCGTCTGGTTCGGCGTGGATCAAGGGTCCAAGGTCGCCATCGTCACCATGATGACGTTCTTTCCAACGTTCATCTCGGCGTTGCGTGGCTTTTTGAGCCCCTCGGCATCGTCCGTCGAGCTGATGCGTAGTTATGCCGCGTCGGACGTGGAAATCTTCCTGAAATTGCGACTTCCCGCGAGCTTGCCGTACATTTTCACGGCCTTCAAAGTGTGCACCACGCTGTCGATGATCGGCGCGGTGGTAAGCGAATACTTCGGCGGACGCGCCGCGTCGCTCGGTGTGTACATCAAGAGCCAAGCGAGCCTGTTTCACACCCGAGAAGCATGGGCCGCCATCTTCGTGGCGTGCGCATTGGGGATAGCCTTTTACTTATCGATGGCATTGCTGGAGCGACTAGTCGTACCGTGGCACGTCACGTTCCGGCGGAACTAA
- a CDS encoding ABC transporter substrate-binding protein has product MSRGSILLAASVAFGAMALSAAGCSKQDKATGESSSAVDKGDKVRLQLKWMTQAQFAGYYAAKAKGFYMEEKLDVSILPGGPDIVPEQVVAGGGAEFGIDWLPSLLSAREQGTPLVNIAQVFQHSGMREVAFKTSGIKTAADLKGKKVAVWFGGNEFELLATLDKYGVDRNKDVTLVQQPFDMNLLVTKQVEAAAAMTYNEYKQVLDTGVKPDDLVVIDFNQEGTAMLEDGIFAREDWLAKDPKHKDIAARFLRASLKGWAHCRDNASECVDVVLKQSPTLGKDHQAWMMAEVNKLVWGPPAGPEPGLMDKAAFRQTADIALKFKVIKKPAEDSAFTHEVWELAKKK; this is encoded by the coding sequence ATGAGTCGAGGATCCATTTTGTTGGCTGCATCGGTCGCGTTTGGCGCGATGGCCTTGTCGGCCGCCGGATGTTCCAAACAGGACAAGGCGACCGGTGAGAGCAGCAGCGCGGTCGACAAAGGTGACAAGGTTCGCCTGCAGCTCAAGTGGATGACCCAGGCCCAATTCGCTGGATATTACGCGGCCAAAGCCAAGGGCTTCTATATGGAGGAAAAGCTCGACGTATCCATCCTTCCGGGCGGCCCGGACATCGTCCCCGAGCAAGTCGTCGCCGGCGGCGGCGCGGAGTTCGGAATCGATTGGCTCCCCAGCCTTCTTTCCGCGCGCGAGCAGGGCACGCCGCTCGTGAACATTGCCCAAGTGTTTCAACACAGTGGCATGCGCGAGGTGGCCTTCAAGACGTCGGGCATCAAGACGGCCGCCGACTTGAAGGGCAAGAAGGTGGCCGTGTGGTTCGGCGGCAACGAGTTCGAGTTGCTCGCGACCTTGGACAAGTACGGCGTCGACCGCAACAAGGACGTGACGTTGGTGCAGCAGCCGTTCGATATGAACCTGCTGGTCACGAAGCAGGTCGAGGCCGCCGCCGCGATGACCTACAACGAATACAAGCAGGTGCTCGACACCGGCGTAAAGCCCGACGACCTGGTGGTCATCGACTTCAATCAAGAGGGCACGGCCATGCTCGAAGACGGGATTTTCGCCCGCGAGGATTGGCTGGCCAAGGATCCGAAACACAAGGACATCGCCGCACGCTTCCTGCGCGCGTCGCTCAAAGGCTGGGCGCACTGCCGCGACAATGCGAGCGAGTGCGTCGACGTCGTGCTGAAGCAAAGCCCCACCCTCGGCAAGGATCACCAGGCGTGGATGATGGCCGAGGTCAACAAGCTGGTGTGGGGTCCGCCGGCGGGCCCGGAGCCGGGCTTGATGGACAAGGCGGCGTTCCGGCAGACCGCGGACATTGCCTTGAAGTTCAAGGTCATCAAGAAGCCCGCCGAAGACAGCGCCTTCACCCACGAGGTCTGGGAGCTCGCGAAAAAGAAGTAG
- a CDS encoding anti-sigma factor: protein MSRPITEEDLQSYVDQALDPVRRAEVNEYLDRHPDIAQRVEGYSHQRDALREAFAPVAQEPIPPRLHLARLMEARRRSYAGSWRLAAVSVFLLALGGAAGWSLHDAVVPGSAGVASLAREAAESYAVYEPDPVRPVEIRADGREELLGWVSQRLQHRIAVPDLAKAGYRFMGGRLVATSHGPAGLFMYDDDHGTRLVMLVRPMVLEQDSPMSQHTVGEVNGFAWADKGMGYSLVGRTSAGVLHPLADQIRRQI, encoded by the coding sequence GTGAGCCGTCCGATCACGGAAGAAGATCTTCAATCGTACGTCGACCAGGCGCTCGATCCGGTGAGGCGTGCCGAGGTGAACGAATACCTCGACCGTCATCCGGATATCGCGCAGCGCGTCGAGGGCTATTCGCATCAGCGCGACGCCTTGCGTGAAGCGTTCGCTCCCGTGGCCCAAGAACCGATTCCGCCCCGGCTCCATCTCGCGCGCTTGATGGAAGCGCGGCGGCGTTCGTACGCGGGCTCGTGGCGGCTCGCGGCGGTGTCCGTCTTTCTTCTCGCCTTGGGCGGTGCAGCAGGCTGGTCGCTGCACGACGCGGTGGTGCCGGGATCGGCGGGCGTCGCGTCGTTGGCGCGCGAGGCCGCCGAGAGCTACGCGGTCTACGAACCGGATCCCGTGCGCCCCGTCGAGATCCGCGCCGACGGCCGCGAGGAGCTCCTCGGCTGGGTGTCGCAGCGCCTGCAGCACCGCATCGCCGTGCCGGATCTCGCCAAAGCCGGGTATCGCTTCATGGGCGGCCGGCTCGTGGCCACGTCGCATGGGCCCGCGGGCCTCTTCATGTACGACGACGACCACGGCACGCGCCTGGTGATGCTCGTGCGGCCGATGGTCCTCGAGCAGGACAGCCCGATGTCGCAGCACACGGTGGGCGAGGTCAACGGCTTCGCGTGGGCCGACAAAGGTATGGGCTACAGCCTCGTCGGCCGCACGTCGGCGGGGGTTCTGCATCCGCTGGCCGATCAGATCCGCCGGCAGATCTAG
- a CDS encoding sigma-70 family RNA polymerase sigma factor, whose protein sequence is MTDIMLLVEPLIPALRRYARALVRDAVLADDLVQDCLERTIAHWHERGADSDTRTWVFAILHNLVISRLRQKVRRPVDDDLGESAMTHAPATHENQWIHRDLVRALAELPEEQRSVLLLVSVEELSYADAAQVLGIPIGTVMSRLSRARDKLLRSMEGDAAPPVEHPSNLRRIK, encoded by the coding sequence ATGACAGACATCATGCTCCTGGTCGAGCCATTGATTCCTGCGTTGCGCCGCTATGCGCGGGCGCTGGTGCGCGATGCCGTGCTCGCGGACGATCTCGTGCAGGATTGCCTGGAGCGCACCATCGCCCATTGGCATGAACGGGGCGCCGACAGCGACACCCGAACGTGGGTATTCGCGATTCTGCACAACCTGGTGATCAGCCGCCTGCGCCAGAAGGTGCGACGCCCGGTGGATGACGACCTGGGTGAGTCAGCCATGACGCATGCCCCCGCAACGCACGAAAACCAATGGATCCATCGCGATTTGGTGCGTGCTCTCGCGGAGTTACCGGAAGAGCAACGCAGTGTGCTGCTTCTGGTTTCCGTCGAGGAGCTCTCGTACGCGGACGCGGCTCAAGTGTTGGGCATTCCTATCGGCACGGTGATGTCGCGCTTGTCGCGCGCACGCGATAAGTTGTTACGAAGTATGGAGGGCGACGCCGCGCCGCCCGTGGAGCACCCTTCGAATTTGCGGAGGATCAAATGA
- a CDS encoding DUF1826 domain-containing protein, with translation MSYTMVETPDGLDGILDAGINVAIWRRSLSKPLRAWLQDIASVQPFSVQTVLDARAPQWEPLLAPLPEGARRVELQQDIRLLFERFVGLTHTSAVRASLAVVTTNNCGKFHVDYVGLRLLCTYAGQGTEWVPEHAVNRSAMDRPWDDLATINRAIVPDARRVRRTQPGQVLLLKGAKFPGNAAHGAVHRSAPIEHRGSRRIVLVFNEA, from the coding sequence GTGAGTTACACGATGGTGGAGACCCCTGATGGGCTCGACGGGATCCTCGACGCGGGAATCAACGTCGCGATTTGGCGGCGCAGCCTCTCGAAACCGCTTCGAGCCTGGCTGCAGGACATCGCGTCCGTGCAGCCCTTTTCGGTGCAAACGGTTCTCGATGCGCGCGCGCCGCAATGGGAGCCGCTGCTCGCGCCGCTTCCCGAGGGCGCCCGGCGTGTGGAGTTGCAGCAGGATATTCGGCTGCTCTTCGAGCGATTCGTCGGGCTCACGCACACGAGCGCGGTGCGTGCGTCGTTGGCGGTGGTCACCACGAACAACTGCGGCAAGTTCCACGTGGACTACGTCGGACTGCGCCTCTTGTGCACCTACGCGGGCCAAGGCACCGAGTGGGTGCCCGAACACGCGGTGAACCGCTCGGCGATGGATCGACCGTGGGACGACCTCGCCACGATCAACCGCGCCATCGTGCCCGATGCGCGGCGCGTGCGACGAACGCAACCGGGGCAGGTGCTGCTCTTGAAGGGCGCGAAATTCCCCGGCAACGCCGCCCACGGCGCCGTACATCGGTCGGCGCCCATCGAACATCGCGGTTCACGCCGCATCGTTCTCGTGTTCAACGAGGCCTGA
- a CDS encoding MFS transporter, whose protein sequence is MNDVAARMDRLPITRTHRMATFAVGLGLFFDVYEIFLAGVLSQVLVRDFHMPKDWLPWLLGSGFLGMAIGSSTLGRLADRVGRRRAFLLGLWVYSLFSLAGAFSTGPVMLLVTRFLAGIGIGAEPPLADAYMGDLLPAKERGRYTAWAYTLAFFGVPAVGFLGHGLTPLAPLGIAGWRWMFVLGALGSIILYPLRRRLPESPRWLESVGRHDEARELVARIEAEATGALPEPEASRGAKPEEIGRLRDLLVPPWRRRLGMMTMFQLLQPFAYYGFGTLVPLVLTAKGYPMKSLQFSAVTFLGYPIGSVISLPIIERFERKYVVAGALTLMAIFGIAFGTAASTAWVLVLGFLYTTTSNVFSNGYHIYQAEIFPTKLRGAACGSTYALSRISSAAMPFVLVPILDAHGPAVLFVVVASVIALNALNITVLGPRTTGRALEHI, encoded by the coding sequence ATGAACGACGTCGCCGCGCGCATGGATCGATTGCCCATCACGCGGACGCACCGCATGGCCACGTTCGCCGTCGGGCTCGGCCTCTTCTTCGACGTGTACGAAATCTTTCTCGCGGGTGTGCTCAGCCAGGTGCTGGTGCGTGATTTCCACATGCCCAAGGACTGGCTCCCATGGCTTCTCGGCTCGGGTTTTCTCGGCATGGCCATTGGCTCCAGCACGCTCGGGCGCCTGGCCGATCGCGTGGGACGCCGGCGTGCATTCTTGCTCGGCCTCTGGGTCTATTCGCTGTTTTCTTTGGCCGGGGCGTTCAGCACGGGGCCGGTCATGCTCCTGGTGACGCGCTTTCTCGCCGGCATTGGCATCGGCGCAGAGCCTCCCCTCGCCGATGCGTACATGGGCGATCTGCTGCCGGCCAAGGAGCGAGGCCGCTACACGGCGTGGGCCTACACGTTGGCCTTCTTCGGCGTGCCCGCCGTCGGCTTTCTCGGGCACGGCCTGACGCCGCTCGCGCCATTGGGCATTGCCGGTTGGCGGTGGATGTTCGTCCTCGGCGCGCTGGGTTCGATTATTCTCTATCCGTTGCGGCGGCGCCTCCCCGAGTCACCGCGCTGGCTCGAATCGGTGGGGCGGCACGACGAGGCGCGCGAGCTCGTGGCACGCATCGAGGCCGAGGCCACGGGAGCGCTCCCCGAGCCGGAGGCGAGCCGCGGTGCCAAGCCCGAGGAGATCGGTCGGCTGCGCGATCTTTTGGTGCCGCCGTGGCGCCGCCGTCTGGGTATGATGACGATGTTTCAATTGCTGCAGCCGTTTGCCTATTATGGATTCGGCACGCTCGTACCGCTGGTGCTCACGGCGAAGGGATATCCCATGAAGTCGCTGCAGTTCAGCGCCGTCACGTTTCTTGGATATCCCATTGGCTCCGTGATTTCTCTTCCCATCATCGAGCGCTTCGAACGCAAATACGTGGTCGCGGGCGCCCTCACCTTGATGGCCATTTTCGGTATTGCCTTTGGCACTGCGGCGTCCACCGCCTGGGTGCTCGTTCTAGGATTTCTCTACACCACGACGAGCAACGTCTTTTCCAACGGCTACCACATCTACCAGGCCGAAATTTTCCCCACCAAGCTTCGCGGCGCGGCCTGCGGGTCCACCTACGCCCTGTCGCGAATCTCCAGCGCGGCCATGCCCTTCGTCCTCGTCCCCATCTTGGACGCACACGGTCCCGCCGTTCTCTTCGTGGTGGTCGCCTCGGTCATCGCGCTCAACGCGTTGAACATCACCGTACTCGGCCCCCGCACCACCGGCCGCGCCCTGGAGCATATTTAG
- a CDS encoding queuosine precursor transporter — MRSPTPRSYRYYEFVMVAFVIILVCSNLIGPAKIAQVDAPILGTLTFSAGALFFPVSYVFGDVLTEVYGFARSRRVIWAGFAGLAFASFMAFVIVKLPPAPFWKNQDAYEIAFGSTWRTASSSLVAYWCGEFVNSYVLAKLKIRTGGKHLWMRTIGSTLCGEAVDSLLFYPLAFYGSGVIPDDKLPMIMAVQFLLKVGVEVVFTPLTYRIVAWLKRAEDEDYYDRATDFTPFSLKA; from the coding sequence ATGCGCAGCCCCACACCCCGCAGCTACCGCTACTACGAGTTCGTGATGGTCGCTTTCGTGATCATCCTCGTGTGTTCGAACCTCATTGGCCCGGCCAAGATTGCGCAGGTCGATGCGCCCATTCTAGGAACGCTTACCTTCAGTGCCGGCGCGCTGTTCTTTCCTGTTTCCTATGTCTTCGGGGACGTGCTCACGGAGGTGTACGGTTTTGCGCGATCGCGGCGCGTCATCTGGGCGGGGTTCGCCGGGCTTGCCTTTGCGTCATTCATGGCCTTCGTGATCGTGAAGTTGCCGCCGGCGCCGTTCTGGAAGAACCAAGACGCCTACGAGATTGCCTTTGGCTCGACTTGGCGTACCGCGTCTTCGTCGCTGGTGGCGTATTGGTGTGGGGAATTCGTCAATTCGTACGTTCTTGCCAAATTGAAGATTCGGACAGGGGGCAAACACCTCTGGATGCGCACCATCGGCTCCACCCTTTGCGGCGAGGCGGTCGACTCCCTCCTCTTTTATCCATTGGCTTTTTACGGAAGCGGTGTCATCCCCGACGACAAATTGCCGATGATCATGGCCGTGCAATTCCTGCTGAAAGTGGGGGTCGAAGTGGTGTTTACCCCATTGACCTACCGGATCGTGGCCTGGCTCAAACGCGCCGAGGACGAGGACTATTACGATCGGGCCACGGACTTCACTCCGTTCTCACTGAAAGCCTGA
- the argG gene encoding argininosuccinate synthase, translating into MSRIYRSLPPAGTRIGLAFSGGLDTRAAVAWMSRQGLDVFAYTADLAQPDEKNCADIPPIATEHGARAAKLIDCRESMVREGLIAIQCGAFHLSSGGKKYFNTTPLGRAVTTTAIVRAMREDGVNVFGDGSTHKGNDIQRFYRYGILVNPELRIYKPWLDPAFVSAFGGRTEMSEYLISLKLPYKMGTEKAYSTDSNVLGATHEAKDLERLDVGMNIVEPIMGVAHWKKDVAIEAEKVTVEFEAGWPSAINGDRFSSSFELFALCNQIGGRHGLGMSDQIENRVIDAKSRGIYEAPGMALLHIAYERLFSAIHNESTTDLYMTLGRRLGRLLYEGKWFDPEAMMLKDALTRWVSPTVTGKVTLELRRGDDYTLLATQAPHMSYDPDKLSMEKVADPAFTPEDRIGALEMQNLNVGDNRALLLQWMNATHGLSAGEGDKVIALLGGGTDETK; encoded by the coding sequence ATGAGCCGCATCTATCGATCGCTGCCCCCCGCTGGAACCCGAATTGGCCTCGCATTCTCGGGCGGATTGGACACGCGCGCCGCCGTCGCGTGGATGTCGCGCCAAGGGCTCGACGTGTTCGCGTACACCGCGGACCTCGCCCAACCGGACGAGAAGAACTGTGCGGATATCCCGCCCATCGCCACGGAACACGGCGCACGCGCGGCCAAGTTGATCGACTGCCGCGAGTCGATGGTGCGCGAAGGGCTCATCGCCATCCAATGCGGCGCCTTCCACCTGTCCTCGGGCGGCAAGAAATACTTCAACACCACGCCGCTCGGCCGGGCCGTCACCACCACGGCCATCGTGCGGGCCATGCGCGAGGACGGGGTCAACGTCTTCGGCGACGGCAGCACCCACAAGGGCAACGACATCCAGCGGTTCTACCGGTACGGCATCCTCGTGAACCCCGAGCTGCGCATCTACAAGCCGTGGCTCGATCCGGCGTTCGTCTCGGCCTTCGGCGGCCGCACGGAAATGAGCGAGTACCTCATCTCGCTGAAGCTCCCCTACAAGATGGGGACCGAAAAGGCGTATTCGACCGACTCCAACGTGCTCGGCGCCACGCACGAGGCGAAGGATCTCGAACGGCTCGACGTGGGCATGAACATCGTGGAGCCCATCATGGGCGTCGCCCACTGGAAGAAGGACGTCGCCATCGAGGCGGAGAAGGTCACCGTCGAGTTCGAGGCGGGTTGGCCCTCGGCCATCAACGGCGACCGGTTCTCGTCGTCGTTCGAGCTCTTTGCATTGTGCAACCAAATCGGCGGCCGGCACGGTCTGGGCATGAGCGACCAGATCGAAAACCGCGTCATCGACGCCAAGAGCCGCGGCATCTACGAGGCGCCGGGCATGGCGCTGCTGCACATCGCCTACGAGCGGCTTTTCTCGGCGATTCACAATGAGTCGACCACGGATCTCTACATGACCTTGGGCCGGCGCCTCGGGCGTCTGCTTTACGAGGGCAAGTGGTTCGATCCGGAGGCGATGATGCTGAAGGACGCGCTCACGCGCTGGGTTTCGCCGACCGTCACCGGGAAGGTCACCCTCGAACTGCGCCGCGGCGACGACTACACCTTGCTGGCCACGCAGGCGCCGCACATGTCCTACGATCCGGACAAGCTCTCGATGGAGAAGGTCGCGGACCCGGCGTTCACGCCGGAGGATCGCATCGGCGCCCTCGAGATGCAGAACCTCAACGTGGGCGACAACCGCGCGCTCCTTCTGCAGTGGATGAATGCGACCCACGGGCTCTCGGCCGGTGAGGGGGACAAGGTGATCGCGCTGCTGGGCGGTGGCACGGACGAGACGAAGTAA
- a CDS encoding alpha-L-fucosidase encodes MKHGFSRYFRALGSLPALLGVPLLFYGCQSGAFTEDEGAIHPMNRSQELAASGPGTNYAIDDPFTAARTAWWRQDRFGMFIHFGAYSHYEGEYTSPSGSVCKNAEWIKRECNIPMSEYEQFAKTFNPSGFDANAIASLAADAGQRYIVITSKHHEGYAMWPTKVNTWNLRDHSAFDKTRDILAELKRASDARGVKLGFYYSIWDWHDPDFPNASTFPKYKERMYAQLKELITNYHPAILWFDGEWDTTNPYNPWKAEDGEQLEAYLRDLDPNLIINNRVGKRRVADGDTGTPEQEIPNEPVLGQLWESCMTINGSWGYARHDQNWKSVTDLTRKLTTIASRSGNYLLNVGPDALGRVPAEAATRLRGMGSWLRANGQSNAVYQAESPGVVDEPSWGVVSRRGNKLYASVYNWPASGGSLTLHARTSFNVTGARVLGSSQTVNATRSGDTVTIRPNGGRVGDPTVIEVGIATAAPTPAGSGTGLSAQFWPNANFSGEPTVRRTDARVNYNWKFTGSPASQIPAETFSSRWTGSIEPRYSEAYTFIAMSDDTVRLWIDGQLVIDNTSPHGPQIDRGTVTLQAGHHHTIRLEQTERGGEASMKLLWMSPNTPQEIVPVTQLYPSP; translated from the coding sequence ATGAAGCATGGTTTCTCGAGGTATTTTCGCGCATTAGGCTCTTTGCCCGCGCTGCTCGGCGTGCCGCTGCTTTTCTACGGCTGTCAAAGCGGTGCCTTCACAGAGGACGAAGGCGCCATTCATCCGATGAATAGGTCGCAGGAGCTGGCGGCCAGTGGACCGGGAACCAACTACGCCATCGACGATCCCTTCACCGCGGCACGCACGGCGTGGTGGCGACAGGATCGCTTCGGGATGTTCATCCACTTCGGCGCGTATTCTCACTACGAGGGCGAATACACGTCGCCGAGTGGAAGCGTTTGCAAGAACGCCGAATGGATCAAACGGGAGTGCAACATCCCGATGAGCGAATACGAGCAATTCGCGAAGACGTTCAACCCGAGCGGGTTCGACGCCAATGCAATTGCGTCGTTGGCCGCCGATGCCGGGCAACGCTACATCGTCATCACCTCGAAGCACCACGAGGGCTATGCGATGTGGCCGACCAAGGTCAACACGTGGAACCTGAGGGACCACTCGGCATTCGACAAGACACGCGACATCTTGGCCGAGCTGAAACGTGCCTCGGATGCTCGCGGGGTCAAACTCGGCTTCTATTATTCCATTTGGGATTGGCACGATCCCGATTTTCCGAATGCATCGACGTTTCCCAAATACAAAGAGCGCATGTATGCGCAGTTGAAGGAACTGATCACCAATTACCATCCGGCGATTCTCTGGTTCGATGGCGAGTGGGACACGACCAATCCGTACAATCCCTGGAAGGCCGAGGATGGCGAGCAGTTGGAAGCGTACTTGCGCGATCTGGATCCCAATTTGATCATCAACAACCGGGTCGGAAAGCGGCGCGTGGCGGACGGCGATACGGGCACACCGGAGCAGGAGATTCCCAATGAGCCGGTGCTCGGTCAGTTGTGGGAATCGTGCATGACCATCAATGGGAGCTGGGGGTACGCGCGGCACGATCAAAATTGGAAATCGGTGACCGATCTGACGCGCAAGCTGACCACCATCGCGAGCCGTAGTGGCAATTATCTTTTGAACGTGGGGCCCGATGCGCTCGGGCGGGTGCCCGCCGAGGCGGCAACCAGGCTGCGCGGTATGGGCAGTTGGCTACGCGCCAATGGGCAATCGAATGCGGTGTACCAAGCGGAAAGCCCCGGCGTGGTGGACGAGCCTTCGTGGGGCGTGGTGAGCCGCCGCGGGAACAAGCTTTATGCATCGGTGTACAATTGGCCGGCGTCGGGCGGCTCGCTGACCTTGCATGCGCGGACATCGTTCAACGTGACGGGAGCGCGGGTGCTGGGCAGCTCGCAAACGGTGAATGCAACGCGCTCGGGCGATACCGTGACGATTCGCCCGAACGGCGGCCGCGTGGGCGATCCCACGGTCATCGAAGTGGGGATTGCCACGGCCGCCCCAACGCCGGCCGGGAGCGGCACGGGATTGTCGGCGCAATTCTGGCCCAATGCGAACTTCTCCGGCGAGCCGACCGTGCGCCGCACGGATGCGCGGGTCAATTACAATTGGAAATTCACGGGTTCGCCGGCGTCCCAGATCCCCGCGGAGACGTTCTCCTCGCGATGGACCGGGAGCATCGAGCCACGCTATTCCGAAGCGTACACGTTCATCGCGATGTCCGACGATACCGTGCGGCTGTGGATCGATGGGCAGCTGGTCATCGACAATACGTCGCCGCACGGGCCGCAGATCGATCGCGGGACGGTGACTCTCCAGGCGGGGCACCACCACACGATTCGTCTCGAGCAGACGGAGCGCGGCGGCGAGGCATCGATGAAACTGCTTTGGATGAGCCCGAATACCCCGCAGGAGATCGTGCCGGTGACCCAGCTCTATCCGTCGCCGTAA
- a CDS encoding ROK family protein: MLRERSVNQPVTGSGALLQVIRQGRATTRAELIEVTGLARSTVAQRLDLLRARDLIVDAGENPSTGGRPPAVFAFNQNAGLVLVADLGVTHCRLAVADLAGRPLIELATDLEIAKGPEHVLTWVRARFADLVDRSGRNMNEVRGIGIGVPGPVEFATGQAVHPPIMPGWDGFSIPNWLSRYHDVPVLVDNDVNIMAIGEHWMHWRDAAHLLFVKVGSGIGCGIVAGGAIHRGAQGAAGDIGHIQVTNREDATCHCGNVGCLEAVAGGLAMARALTAMGIPAATSRDVVKLARGGNRDAAMLVREAGRALGQVLAAAVNLVNPGVIVIGGDVAHAHEQLLAGVREELYRRSLPLATRHLRIARSELEDRAGVIGAAVMVIEHILSPDAVDRALAAGA; this comes from the coding sequence ATGTTGCGGGAGCGTTCAGTCAATCAGCCGGTCACCGGCTCCGGGGCACTCCTGCAGGTCATTCGACAAGGTCGTGCGACGACCCGCGCCGAGTTGATCGAGGTCACCGGCCTCGCCCGCTCGACGGTGGCTCAGCGCCTCGATCTTTTGCGTGCGCGCGATCTCATCGTCGACGCCGGCGAAAATCCGTCGACGGGTGGGCGCCCCCCGGCGGTCTTTGCCTTCAATCAGAACGCGGGCCTGGTGCTCGTGGCCGATCTGGGCGTGACCCATTGCCGGCTGGCCGTGGCGGATCTCGCTGGGCGCCCGCTCATCGAGCTGGCGACGGATCTCGAGATTGCCAAGGGGCCGGAGCACGTCCTCACCTGGGTGCGCGCTCGCTTCGCCGACTTGGTCGATCGCTCCGGTCGTAACATGAACGAGGTGCGCGGCATTGGCATCGGCGTACCCGGGCCCGTCGAGTTCGCGACGGGGCAGGCGGTGCACCCGCCCATCATGCCGGGGTGGGATGGCTTCTCCATCCCGAATTGGCTCTCGCGTTACCACGATGTGCCCGTGCTCGTGGACAACGACGTCAACATCATGGCCATTGGCGAGCACTGGATGCACTGGCGCGACGCCGCGCATCTTCTGTTCGTCAAAGTCGGTTCGGGCATCGGCTGCGGCATCGTCGCAGGGGGCGCCATCCATCGCGGCGCGCAAGGTGCCGCCGGCGACATCGGCCATATTCAAGTGACGAATCGCGAGGACGCCACCTGCCACTGCGGCAACGTCGGTTGCCTCGAGGCGGTTGCCGGCGGTCTCGCCATGGCGCGCGCGCTCACCGCCATGGGCATTCCCGCGGCCACCAGCCGCGACGTGGTGAAGCTCGCGCGCGGAGGCAACCGCGATGCGGCCATGCTGGTGCGCGAAGCCGGCCGCGCCCTCGGTCAGGTACTCGCGGCCGCCGTCAACTTGGTCAATCCGGGGGTCATCGTCATCGGCGGCGACGTGGCCCACGCGCACGAACAGCTGCTGGCCGGCGTGCGCGAGGAGCTTTATCGCCGCTCCCTGCCGCTGGCCACGCGCCATTTGCGCATCGCGCGCAGCGAATTGGAAGACCGCGCCGGCGTGATCGGTGCGGCCGTCATGGTCATCGAGCACATTCTCTCGCCCGATGCCGTCGACCGCGCCCTCGCCGCGGGCGCGTGA